Proteins from a single region of Nerophis ophidion isolate RoL-2023_Sa linkage group LG08, RoL_Noph_v1.0, whole genome shotgun sequence:
- the LOC133558334 gene encoding hyaluronan-binding protein 2-like isoform X3: protein MPHHAVCSTTPASNERGRPQRPRKLNDCKYLNRVCQTMVKQSSCCQLLQAVLKGVMDGINLFKRIPDNLIHTDPCHPNPCTNGNCTESGRNFLCLCDMPHKGKTCTQTRNLCHGIECGHGDCVHQDKFPFYACKCYEPFRGPDCQSLSTSPCDPNPCQHGGFCVSSSNQAPVCTCSAGYKGRFCQIPPTDCYEAKGQTYRGVVSTTERGDDCLNWHSFYISLHQQRAFHTYHNSSILEENNHCRENNFDYQVKLGGVKINQAEDKSQIIPVINAIIHKGYRRTRDALYSDVALLHLKFMDGDQCAKETEVVRTVCLPNQNFPTGKNCVVSGWGKTEDEPYSNHLLDVVVSLISQQRCRDPDVYANLLDSTMLCAGELHGGNDSCQGDSGGPLVCQHDSVHYLAGVVSWGHGCGRPYKPGVYANVHSFVNWIKQSINTPHTSFEHDWEIFV from the exons ATGCCACACCATGCCGTTTGCAGCACGACTCCTGCTTCTAATGAGCGTGGGCGTCCTCAGCGTCCAAGGAAACTTAATGACTGTAAGTATCTCAACCGCGTTTGCCAGACAATGGTTAAGCAATCATCTTGTTGTCAATTGTTACAGGCGGTGTTAAAAG gtgTAATGGATGGAATTAATTTGTTCAAGAGGATACCTGATAACCTCATTCACA CGGATCCTTGTCATCCAAACCCCTGCACAAATGGCAATTGCACTGAGTCCGGCAGGAACTTTCTGTGTTTGTGTGATATGCCTCACAAAGGCAAAACATGCACACAAA CCAGAAATCTGTGCCACGGGATTGAGTGTGGTCACGGTGACTGTGTGCACCAGGACAAATTCCCCTTTTACGCCTGCAAGTGCTATGAGCCTTTCCGAGGCCCTGACTGCCAATCAT TGTCAACGTCTCCTTGTGACCCCAATCCTTGTCAGCATGGAGGCTTTTGTGTGAGCTCCAGCAACCAAGCACCCGTTTGCACATGTTCTGCAGGGTACAAGGGCCGCTTCTGTCAAATAC cCCCCACAGACTGCTACGAAGCCAAGGGGCAAACCTATCGAGGCGTCGTCAGTACCACCGAGCGAGGGGACGACTGCCTTAACTGGCATTCCTTCTACATTTCGCTCCACCAACAAAGAGCTTTCCACACCTACCACAACTCCAGCATTCTGGAAGAAAACAACCACTGCAG agaaaataATTTTGACTACCAAGTGAAGCTGGGAGGGGTCAAAATAAACCAAGCAGAGGACAAAAGCCAGATCATCCCTGTGATAAATGCCATTATCCATAAAGGCTACAGGAGAACCCGTGACGCTCTTTACAGTGACGTGG CTCTGCTTCACCTCAAGTTCATGGACGGAGATCAGTGTGCCAAAGAAACAGAAGTTGTCCGCACCGTCTGTCTACCCAATCAGAATTTCCCTACGGGAAAGAATTGCGTCGTCTCGGGATGGGGAAAGACCGAAGACG AGCCGTACAGCAACCACTTGTTGGATGTTGTCGTTTCTCTAATCTCCCAGCAAAGGTGCAGAGATCCCGATGTGTACGCAAACTTGTTGGACAGCACCATGTTGTGTGCCGGCGAGCTCCACGGCGGCAACGACTCCTGTCAA GGTGACTCAGGTGGTCCGCTGGTGTGCCAACACGACAGCGTGCACTACCTTGCAGGTGTGGTGAGCTGGGGCCATGGCTGCGGGCGGCCCTACAAGCCTGGTGTGTACGCCAACGTTCATTCATTTGTCAACTGGATTAAGCAGAGCATTAACACCCCCCACACTTCATTTGAACATGATTGGGAGATTTTTGTCTAG
- the LOC133558334 gene encoding hyaluronan-binding protein 2-like isoform X2 encodes MPFAARLLLLMSVGVLSVQGNLMTAVLKGVMDGINLFKRIPDNLIHTDPCHPNPCTNGNCTESGRNFLCLCDMPHKGKTCTQTRNLCHGIECGHGDCVHQDKFPFYACKCYEPFRGPDCQSLSTSPCDPNPCQHGGFCVSSSNQAPVCTCSAGYKGRFCQIPPTDCYEAKGQTYRGVVSTTERGDDCLNWHSFYISLHQQRAFHTYHNSSILEENNHCRNPDGEDKPWCYVKRDGHLEWDYCNVKKCHRELLILTPPPKVSQDSPSFSQCGVSPPLTQPRIYGGSKAAPGAHPWLVSVQVRRKNSQADFSHHCGGSLIASCWVLTAAHCIENNFDYQVKLGGVKINQAEDKSQIIPVINAIIHKGYRRTRDALYSDVALLHLKFMDGDQCAKETEVVRTVCLPNQNFPTGKNCVVSGWGKTEDEPYSNHLLDVVVSLISQQRCRDPDVYANLLDSTMLCAGELHGGNDSCQGDSGGPLVCQHDSVHYLAGVVSWGHGCGRPYKPGVYANVHSFVNWIKQSINTPHTSFEHDWEIFV; translated from the exons ATGCCGTTTGCAGCACGACTCCTGCTTCTAATGAGCGTGGGCGTCCTCAGCGTCCAAGGAAACTTAATGACT GCGGTGTTAAAAG gtgTAATGGATGGAATTAATTTGTTCAAGAGGATACCTGATAACCTCATTCACA CGGATCCTTGTCATCCAAACCCCTGCACAAATGGCAATTGCACTGAGTCCGGCAGGAACTTTCTGTGTTTGTGTGATATGCCTCACAAAGGCAAAACATGCACACAAA CCAGAAATCTGTGCCACGGGATTGAGTGTGGTCACGGTGACTGTGTGCACCAGGACAAATTCCCCTTTTACGCCTGCAAGTGCTATGAGCCTTTCCGAGGCCCTGACTGCCAATCAT TGTCAACGTCTCCTTGTGACCCCAATCCTTGTCAGCATGGAGGCTTTTGTGTGAGCTCCAGCAACCAAGCACCCGTTTGCACATGTTCTGCAGGGTACAAGGGCCGCTTCTGTCAAATAC cCCCCACAGACTGCTACGAAGCCAAGGGGCAAACCTATCGAGGCGTCGTCAGTACCACCGAGCGAGGGGACGACTGCCTTAACTGGCATTCCTTCTACATTTCGCTCCACCAACAAAGAGCTTTCCACACCTACCACAACTCCAGCATTCTGGAAGAAAACAACCACTGCAG GAACCCAGACGGGGAAGACAAGCCGTGGTGTTACGTCAAAAGGGATGGCCACCTGGAGTGGGACTATTGCAACGTGAAGAAGTGTCACCGAG AACTCTTGATACTCACCCCGCCGCCCAAAGTGAGCCAAGACTCTCCGTCGTTCTCCCAGTGCGGCGTATCCCCTCCTCTCACCCAGCCCAGGATCTACGGCGGGAGCAAGGCCGCGCCCGGTGCTCACCCGTGGCTGGTGTCGGTGCAAGTTCGACGTAAAAACTCACAGGCAGACTTTAGTCATCACTGCGGTGGCAGCCTCATCGCCTCCTGCTGGGTCCTCACAGCTGCCCACTGCAT agaaaataATTTTGACTACCAAGTGAAGCTGGGAGGGGTCAAAATAAACCAAGCAGAGGACAAAAGCCAGATCATCCCTGTGATAAATGCCATTATCCATAAAGGCTACAGGAGAACCCGTGACGCTCTTTACAGTGACGTGG CTCTGCTTCACCTCAAGTTCATGGACGGAGATCAGTGTGCCAAAGAAACAGAAGTTGTCCGCACCGTCTGTCTACCCAATCAGAATTTCCCTACGGGAAAGAATTGCGTCGTCTCGGGATGGGGAAAGACCGAAGACG AGCCGTACAGCAACCACTTGTTGGATGTTGTCGTTTCTCTAATCTCCCAGCAAAGGTGCAGAGATCCCGATGTGTACGCAAACTTGTTGGACAGCACCATGTTGTGTGCCGGCGAGCTCCACGGCGGCAACGACTCCTGTCAA GGTGACTCAGGTGGTCCGCTGGTGTGCCAACACGACAGCGTGCACTACCTTGCAGGTGTGGTGAGCTGGGGCCATGGCTGCGGGCGGCCCTACAAGCCTGGTGTGTACGCCAACGTTCATTCATTTGTCAACTGGATTAAGCAGAGCATTAACACCCCCCACACTTCATTTGAACATGATTGGGAGATTTTTGTCTAG
- the LOC133558334 gene encoding hyaluronan-binding protein 2-like isoform X1: protein MPHHAVCSTTPASNERGRPQRPRKLNDCKYLNRVCQTMVKQSSCCQLLQAVLKGVMDGINLFKRIPDNLIHTDPCHPNPCTNGNCTESGRNFLCLCDMPHKGKTCTQTRNLCHGIECGHGDCVHQDKFPFYACKCYEPFRGPDCQSLSTSPCDPNPCQHGGFCVSSSNQAPVCTCSAGYKGRFCQIPPTDCYEAKGQTYRGVVSTTERGDDCLNWHSFYISLHQQRAFHTYHNSSILEENNHCRNPDGEDKPWCYVKRDGHLEWDYCNVKKCHRELLILTPPPKVSQDSPSFSQCGVSPPLTQPRIYGGSKAAPGAHPWLVSVQVRRKNSQADFSHHCGGSLIASCWVLTAAHCIENNFDYQVKLGGVKINQAEDKSQIIPVINAIIHKGYRRTRDALYSDVALLHLKFMDGDQCAKETEVVRTVCLPNQNFPTGKNCVVSGWGKTEDEPYSNHLLDVVVSLISQQRCRDPDVYANLLDSTMLCAGELHGGNDSCQGDSGGPLVCQHDSVHYLAGVVSWGHGCGRPYKPGVYANVHSFVNWIKQSINTPHTSFEHDWEIFV, encoded by the exons ATGCCACACCATGCCGTTTGCAGCACGACTCCTGCTTCTAATGAGCGTGGGCGTCCTCAGCGTCCAAGGAAACTTAATGACTGTAAGTATCTCAACCGCGTTTGCCAGACAATGGTTAAGCAATCATCTTGTTGTCAATTGTTACAGGCGGTGTTAAAAG gtgTAATGGATGGAATTAATTTGTTCAAGAGGATACCTGATAACCTCATTCACA CGGATCCTTGTCATCCAAACCCCTGCACAAATGGCAATTGCACTGAGTCCGGCAGGAACTTTCTGTGTTTGTGTGATATGCCTCACAAAGGCAAAACATGCACACAAA CCAGAAATCTGTGCCACGGGATTGAGTGTGGTCACGGTGACTGTGTGCACCAGGACAAATTCCCCTTTTACGCCTGCAAGTGCTATGAGCCTTTCCGAGGCCCTGACTGCCAATCAT TGTCAACGTCTCCTTGTGACCCCAATCCTTGTCAGCATGGAGGCTTTTGTGTGAGCTCCAGCAACCAAGCACCCGTTTGCACATGTTCTGCAGGGTACAAGGGCCGCTTCTGTCAAATAC cCCCCACAGACTGCTACGAAGCCAAGGGGCAAACCTATCGAGGCGTCGTCAGTACCACCGAGCGAGGGGACGACTGCCTTAACTGGCATTCCTTCTACATTTCGCTCCACCAACAAAGAGCTTTCCACACCTACCACAACTCCAGCATTCTGGAAGAAAACAACCACTGCAG GAACCCAGACGGGGAAGACAAGCCGTGGTGTTACGTCAAAAGGGATGGCCACCTGGAGTGGGACTATTGCAACGTGAAGAAGTGTCACCGAG AACTCTTGATACTCACCCCGCCGCCCAAAGTGAGCCAAGACTCTCCGTCGTTCTCCCAGTGCGGCGTATCCCCTCCTCTCACCCAGCCCAGGATCTACGGCGGGAGCAAGGCCGCGCCCGGTGCTCACCCGTGGCTGGTGTCGGTGCAAGTTCGACGTAAAAACTCACAGGCAGACTTTAGTCATCACTGCGGTGGCAGCCTCATCGCCTCCTGCTGGGTCCTCACAGCTGCCCACTGCAT agaaaataATTTTGACTACCAAGTGAAGCTGGGAGGGGTCAAAATAAACCAAGCAGAGGACAAAAGCCAGATCATCCCTGTGATAAATGCCATTATCCATAAAGGCTACAGGAGAACCCGTGACGCTCTTTACAGTGACGTGG CTCTGCTTCACCTCAAGTTCATGGACGGAGATCAGTGTGCCAAAGAAACAGAAGTTGTCCGCACCGTCTGTCTACCCAATCAGAATTTCCCTACGGGAAAGAATTGCGTCGTCTCGGGATGGGGAAAGACCGAAGACG AGCCGTACAGCAACCACTTGTTGGATGTTGTCGTTTCTCTAATCTCCCAGCAAAGGTGCAGAGATCCCGATGTGTACGCAAACTTGTTGGACAGCACCATGTTGTGTGCCGGCGAGCTCCACGGCGGCAACGACTCCTGTCAA GGTGACTCAGGTGGTCCGCTGGTGTGCCAACACGACAGCGTGCACTACCTTGCAGGTGTGGTGAGCTGGGGCCATGGCTGCGGGCGGCCCTACAAGCCTGGTGTGTACGCCAACGTTCATTCATTTGTCAACTGGATTAAGCAGAGCATTAACACCCCCCACACTTCATTTGAACATGATTGGGAGATTTTTGTCTAG